Part of the Budorcas taxicolor isolate Tak-1 chromosome 9, Takin1.1, whole genome shotgun sequence genome is shown below.
aggcgaatactggagtgggttgccatgtccttttccaggggatcttcccaacccagggatcgaacccttgtctcttatgtctctggtCCTGGGAGACAGGTTCttaccactagggaagcccatacaacattgcagatgtaattaatactactgaactgtatacttaaaaagaGTTAAAGATGGTAAATTATATGTAatctatattttatcacaattcaaaagccacCAGGAGTTTCCCAGAGaaccagtggttagaacttggagctttcactgctggggcccaggttcagtccctggtcagggaagtaagattccacatggcatGCAGCCTGgccaaaaaatttatttaaaaaacaaagaaagcagagAGGGATTTATAAATCTTAGAAACTTTAATAGGTGATAATTTTCAAGTTATTAATAActaaaaggagaggaaaggaaaggttaAGTAGACAATTCCTAATGTCAAGTTTAAATGGCTTAAGATTTCAAATCTTGACAGAAGTTATCTATCTAAATTAGCTGTTAGAATACTCAATTCCTACCATTTTTGAGGAGACAAAGGATTGATTAACTGttttcatttgtacttttttgGTGACTAAGTAgtaactgtgtgtgtatgtgtgtgtgtgtgtagttttaaagaaaatcctAGAGACCTTTGCATGTATGTTcatgattttattaaaatgtatcatttgattaaaaaaatacatattataaaatgtttagaatGTTCAGATCAGTAAAAATCCTTAAATCTCAGAgataaccactgttaacattttttgGTTGTATTATCcttctaatatttatatatacagtttACCTTGAATAACATAGGGGATCAGCACACCAACTCTGCTACGTTGAGAAATCTGCATATAGAACCTTGGCTCATATAGTACTTACTTACTGGAAAAATCCATGTATGTGTAGACACAGTTCATATCTGTGTTGTTCAGGGaccagctgtgctgtgcttagttgctcagttgtgtccaactctttgtgacgccatggactgtagcccaccaggctcctctgtccatgaggattctccagggccttcctccaggggatcttcccaactcagggattaaacccacatctcccacattgcaggcagattgtttactgtctgaaccaccagggaagcccacggtcaactgtatatatttacaaatatatagaTACTTGTAAACACATATACAACTCTTGTTCCTTTTAAGCTAAATTACTAAAGAATATAGAAATACCATTCTAGAGCTGAAAAGATTTTAGAAATGATAAAagccattgatttttttcccatttcctttattttttaagcagCAGAATCCTgtcttaatatattaaatatatcattGAAACTCTCTAATTGTAACTTGGATGGGGTCCTAGAGCTTTCTgcctctcagtctttcccattgcctgagaaaggaagaaaaatctgcATCTCTAAGCATCCTCAAGAGTTCTTACTAAAAATGATTTAGCTCCGCCATCAATATTTTACACTGTATTAAAAAAGTTTGTGTTAATGAACTCCCCATTTTCTCAgttacagtttttttgtttgttttctcagtgAAAACTAGATTTTCATATGCCTTTCCAAAGGAATTTCCTTATAAGATGAACCATGTAAGTATattgtataaaataaaactacTTGTCAAAGCTGTATTTATAAACTATACctccattttatattaaaataaactgaATAGTCTCCTAGAAATGGCAATTTAAAATTGTACGAGAATGTGgactttatttctaaattaaagcTAACTTGCTCCtaccataaaaaaaataatttatagttgTGGTTATTAACCCTGGGTACCCATTAAATCACATACTGATGTCAGGGCTGTCTGGAAAAGATGAATTTCTATTGccattttaatagaaatattctttttccaccttgcaagggtttttttttttctctctttaaattgtatttttgtttccttttagtaCTCTCTTCTATTATTGATTTGTAACAAGAATGATATTTAAGTGGAGATAATTGCGTTTTTGCATTTGTTGAGTGGAAAGTGTATTGTAAAATCTGAAGTTTATAcaggatattttaaataaaaacaagtaatAAGAATGCTTACATGAGACTGGCTTTTCCTTACAAGAATTAAAATGTCTCATAATCACAGTTGCATGCATTgtgtaaaaagtaattttttatagCATATATTCATTTTGACATAAgctattgttttcttaaaaatattttagaactttTAATAGCTATACATTCTTAAGTTAAACTAAGACTCAGTTTAATTTGCTTTCATGTTGACATTTATAATCTTTTCCAAACAGGTATTAGAATGTGAATTCTATCTTTTAGAATTAATGGTAAGTATATTTATTCCTTATGGTTAATAGAGTAAAACTTACTTTCAAATTTAGTGAAgtcataaatttaaagaaataattgtaGGGAGGTGCATTTTAAAACCATCCGAGTAATATGTGATGGTAAACCATAGTTCCTAGTGGCGTCATCACCTGTATGCTCTTGGAAGCCTGTACAGTTGTATATCTTACTTAGGATGGGAAGTGTTTTCTGTTCTGTAGTAACTATAATAGGATTACAATCAAACCAGTCAGGACAGTAAACCACTGTAAATTATTTGCAcagtttgtgtatatgtgtgggatTATTTAAAGATAGATTATGTCTTTGGCAGAATTCTGCTCCACCAGTTGGGAATTATGGATTTATAGGCTAATAAGAGGTTTCAGTGTGTTGCAGATGTGACACTTTGAGTCTCTAAGGGAATGGATGCTGACTGACTGCCAACCGATTTACCAAGGTATATTCCAGAGAGAGCACTGCCTTCACTGTTACAGTAGAGTTTAGGGCTGCCATGCTGCTTGCTTAAGAGAATAAGAGGGAAGCAAGCAtgagttagaaaaaaaatacattttgaaatacaCTATTAAAAATCAGTTGGGTAATGATAAGGTTTTTGTGCTATAATAAATCTGtttttatacatacacattttttaaactgtttctaGGATTGTTGCTTGATAGTGTATCATCCTTATAGACCTTTGCTCCAGTATGTGCAGGACATGGGCCAAGAAGACATGTTGCTTCCCCTTGCATGGTAATTAGAACAGAAGTTATTCATAGTGTAACATGTTATTAGCTAGGAAGGTTGAcaattaaatatgaaatttagcatttttaaagTAAGTAAACCGTGCCCCAAGATATTTTATGTTGAGTGAAATATCTGCTTATTGAATTTTAATAACTATATGGGAATAAATGCTAAAATGATAAAgatctttaaattatttatttgatggatatttccattaaaatttgATTCTTATGAAAAACAGActgtttaaatgaaaattaagattttatctttaaacaataatggaatatataactgaatcactatgctgtacagaagaaatgaacactgatttcaactatacttcagtaaaataaattttaaaatgttatctttaaTCAGAATATTTTGGGTGGTATTCaacatacatattaatattttgtataatttctAGTTTCCTAActgattttctaattttagaaaaaattttatcttatattaaaatttattatgaagttttaaaaatttaaatatatttaactgtAATTTTATTCAATAAATTGGCTTATTGTCACATTCATGTATCCATCTTTTTCCTTTGATGTTTTCACCTTTATGTCTGTTAAAGTAATATAaaagagatataaatatatacagataGGGAAAATCTGGCCCTCTCTGGAGGGAAATGTACAATCATATGAAGTAGTGATATTATGATTTACATTTCTGTAGGAGGATAGTGAATGATACCTACAGAACGGATCTTTGCCTACTGTATCCTCCTTTCATGATAGCTTTAGGTATGTAAACGTGGTGTACCTTTATTAGCTAAATTATTATAAACCTATTTAggtcatcctaaaagaaatttcaCCCTATTGtgctttatgtttttatgttcCTTGAAGTAATAGACTATTCCTTGCATGTGAGCTTTCAATAATATGAACTGCAACTGTCACAAATCAGGATtattcccccccccaccccccttttttggtaagtttttttttttttaattgcttgaaataattttaacCAGTATCTGAGTTTTTCGGCAGAGAAGTTTGGAATTAAGGCTTTTAACATTAGttgatatttatataaaattaagtcTGCTTTCCTGAGCCCAGTTAAGTCCTCAGAGGTCAAGTAAAGGAGCCTTTTGTGGTCCTTAGTGCCTTGCTGGAGGGAAAGTTAGCCACCATTCTGTCAGTTTTATCTGTGAAAGGCAGTACTGTCATGAATTACTAATAAAACAGATGGTTTTAGGTTTAAACTTCCTTTAATTTACATTTGTGGGAAAATTACCTAACCCTTTCTGAGTTTGTTTCCTTAATTATAAAATGTGGGCGGTACTAAAAACTGTATAAATTTGTTACAAGAATTAAACaagctttcttttaaataatgcCTGCCATATATTAGGCACTTGttagtttctgtttcctttctgttttcatttccataaCTCTTGTCTTCTTGATTTCCTCCTTATTCTTTTACCAGTTCAGACTTATTTTCATTGGTTTCTCTATATTCAGTTACCCCTTTAATGTTTATGTTTCTCAGCCTTCTTACATGAGGGATGGCAAAAAGGTTATATTTTAGAGTACTGGAGGCTCGCTGGAAGTCCTGTGTTTAGAAGGATTCTGAAGTGGCATCTGGTTCAGTGGGGAGGAATGCTGAGATCTGCATGGGTAGGAAGGCTGTGTGCCACATCCTTGTCATCCATGCCGTTTTGTTCTTCCTCGGGCAGGCTCATTGATTCTGCTGTCTCTCTGTGTTGaaacatttaaatttctttattcagCCAAGATTTGCTCCTGAACTGGTCTTTATATCAGACTGCCTTTTGGATAGCTTCCTTCGGCATCTTCCTGGCCCTCAGACTCTTGAACAACAGTTTGCTCCAAAATATACTTTTGAATGTCTTTGTTATGTTGATGAATAGGACTATTTAGTTGGAAATCCAGTAGTTAGGCTCTTTTATCTCCCTCGATACCTACTTCTAGCTGGTAACCAACACCTATTGTATCTCTCTTTAGTAATCTCATAGCTATCTTCTCATTTTTATCCAGATTATTACAGCTATCTCCTTCCTGACTAATTGGCTTCCAGCATCCCTGTTCTCAGAGAGCCAGTCTGTCCTCCACACTTGAGCAGGGCTAGAGGTTCTCAACCAGGGATAATGTTGCTCCCCACAGGATGCGTGGCAGTGTCTGAAGATGGTTTTGGTCATGACAGCTGGGGTGGGATGCTCCTGGCTTCTAGTgagtagaagccagggatgctgctaagcaTCCTGCACTGCATAGGGCAGTCTTAAAGAATTGTCCAGTTCATAAAGTCAGTAGTGCTGAGATTTAGAATCTGAGCTGGaaagaacttttttaaaatgcagaatttGTGCTCCAATTAAATCTTTCAGTGCTCCtcccagtttagttcagttcagttgctcatttgtgtccgactctttgcgaccccatggactgtagcatggcaGGCCtgcctgtcgatcaccaactcccagagttcactcaaactcatgtccattgagtaggtgatgccatccagccgtctcatcctctgtcgtccccttctcctcctgcccccaatccctcccagcatcagggtcttttccaatgaatcaactcttcccatgaggtggccaaagtactggagtttcagcctcagcatcagtccttccaatgaacgcccaggactggtctcctttaggatggactggttggatctccctgcagtccaaggaactctcaagagtcttctccaacatcacggttcaaaaacatcaattcttcagcactcagctttctttgtagtcccaactctcatccatacatgactaatggaaaaaccacagctttgattagacggacctttgttgtcaaagtaatatctctgcttattaatatgttgtctaggttggtcataacttttcttccaaggagcaagcatcttgtaatttcatggctgcaatcaccatctgcagtgattttggagccccaaaatataaagtctatcattgtttctactgtttgcttatctatttgccatgaagtaatgggactggataccatgatcctagttttctgaatgttaaattttaagccaactttttccctgtctttcactttcatcaagagactctttagttcttctttgctttctgccataagggtacatcatctgcatatctgaggttattgatatttctcctgacagtcttgattgcagcttgtgcttcatccagcccagtgtttctcatgatgtactttgcatataagttcaataagcagggtgaaatatacagccttgatgtactcctttccctattcagaaccagtctgttgttccatgtccagttctaacttttgcttcctgacctgcatatagatttctcaagaggcaggtcaggtggtctggtattcccatctctttcagaattttctacagtttattgtgatccacacagtcaaaggctttggcatagtcaataaagcagaaatagatatttttctggaactctgttgctttttcgatgatccaatggtgTTGGCAGTGTTGGCAGTTTGATTCCAACTTCTGGATAAATCCATAGCTTTGTTTTAGCATTTATATACCTGTCATTCTCTGCTCCACTCCTACCTTTTGTAAAAAGCCAGCTTAGATATCATCTCTTTAGTGACATGCTCCCCAACTTCGTACTCCCCGCATCACCTGAGTCTTTGTTTAGGATGTCTCTGTCCCTAGTTTACTCTGTGTATGCCCTGAAATGGCATTTTCCAccgtatttttttaatgtatttttataattctgaCCTTTGGCCTTTCAGTTCATCTTGGATGAAGCCCTACTTTGTAACTTTATTTAACTTGGGGCAGCCAGTATGTTGTTTCACATTTGAATTGTTCTTTGCCTAGAATGTCACTCTTAAAGTCATATGGTTTAACCTGACCAgggaatataatatttaataagcCTGTGTGGGATCAGGGTAGGCAGGCTGCTTGGGAAAAATTATAGTAGGCAAAGTTATGATTTAGATTGTCATCTTTGGGCTCTTTCATTATCTTTGTTAGTTTGTATTATAAgcaatgtatataaatacattgtATATAGttcattacagtttttttttcctcagctctGTTGGATTACAACACTGAATTCTGTATAGAATGCCCAGTTTTCATCTAACTTGATCATATGCTAATGACTTGAAAAAGCAGAAGTAACACTGCTTTTAATTGAAATACCAAAACAGAGTAGTGTTGAAATTTATCATTGCATAGATTGGCTggtttttctggtttgtttttttgtcaCTCTGACTTTTGGGTGCATTTTGACCACTGCTTTGTACTACTGTTCAGGGATTCTTCCCCTGTGCTGATTTTCTCAGTGGACTTTTTCCTCTCTGACATGCCCTAACTGTCAAGGCAACTGCACCATGACTAGCTCACCTCATGCTCACCATGAGGAGCAGGTGTCAAAAacgttaaaaacaaaaattatatatatatatcacccaGTAATTTTTCCTCCCTGTAAGATTAAATTGATGGGATGgttatataattaataaattatatgaatctataatttttaaaaagaatataataaaatacacataagtGAATGAATCTTTCTGACTCCATACATTCCATGTGCAGTTAAACATGGAATTTGTGTCTCATTTTCTCTCCAGCTTGCCTGCATGTAgcctgtgttgtacagcagaaagatGCCAGACAGTGGTTTGCTGAGCTTTCTGTGGATATGGAGAAGGTAATCTTTAGAATTCCCTTAACTGAATATAAACTTGAATATTTTGAAGTTAATGTCGTATGTATTTACCATGTGCCTAAAATTTCATAATGTCAGCCAGGCAATGAGTACTTtttggttttaaaagaaaaaatgttaagaaatatgTTGGGAAGAAGAATTGATTTTGACCATTTAGGTTATATTTCTCTTCAGTTTAGGATTACATAGAATGGTAAACTTAGAGTTTGACTGGTTGCAAAGCAGTCTCTAAttgccaaaattattttaaaagctacCTAGTGACTACTGTAATACTACTGTAAACTCCAGTAACACAGCCTATCTCCTGACAGTGGATTGTTGCccttttttctacctttttttgCTGAAATGTTCTAGAATCAGTCCAAGGATAGATTTACTCAGGGGAAAAATAAAGATCTAATTTGGAAACTGGACTTGATAGATTTGTAGCTGCTGGTTTTTGAGCACCTTAACTCATTTGTAGAGTAGTTAGTAGAGAATCAAAACAAAGTCTTTTGTGCACTACCGCTCattaaattttttgaaacagtGGTTTTAGAGGCGTGTACTCTGTagtagggcttcctaggtggctcggtaataaggaatctgcctgccaatgcaggagacactggtgtgatccctgggtcaggaagatcccctggaggaggaaatggcaacccaccccagtattcttgcctggagaatcctatggacagaggagcctggcaggttacagtccattgggtggcaaagagttggatatgacttgagAATACATGTGCTCTATAGTGGTATTCTCTTTCATGATTTAGACTTTTGTTTCTAGTACctcactgttttgttttggtttcagaTATCAGTAGATAGAAGGAAACCAACAGAAgagatggataaggataagaccTAGCATACATGTGCTTTCACATTTACTGGGATTGACTAACCTAGCTGAAGGATAGAGACtatcttttcactgtttcctaaaTGATGTCTAGGATATGATGTGTGTTCTTTATATACCAAATGTTGCTTGATATTGCCACTGagaacttttcaaatattttcttctagattttGGAAATAATCAGGGTTATTTTAAAGTTGTATGAGCAGTGGAAAAATTTTGATGAGAGAAAAGAGATGGCAACTATTCTTAGTAAGATGCCGAAACCAAAACCTCCTCCAAACAGGTACTTTGTAGAGTttaattattgcttttatttaattatatatttcataggcattatcatatttttaatagagtatgctattttgtttttataaaatgtcttCTAAAACTTCATGATACGTGTTTTTTTGTGACTTAATATTTTGAAgacatctcatttaaaaaaatatattaatctgATCATCTGTTAAGTAACTTTTCCTGATATAATGGCAGGTCTATTACAGGTATCCCTCAACATATGGCTATATACTTACATAAATTTAAACAGAACAGAGATAGGCAAGTCTGTTTAAAATTCAGGGATAAAGCATTTTGGAGTAGTTCCATGTCAGTTTCACTCTGTGccatcttttttcccccagtagTGGCTGTTAACCCTGTTGATAAagttcagtatcatttttcaaaaacttaGATTATTGATCTGATAATGTAAAGATAAATAAGTTTGACTTTCGAGTGACTCAGAGATCCACTGCACATGATAACATAATTTTGCTAAGTATGAGTTACTTGTGCTGAAAGGGTTTTTTTGTTGTGGTGGGGTTTTTTATGTGTTATATTGTTTTTTAACTGGTTTTTAACTTAATTCATTTAAGTTCAGTGGTTTTCAGATGTCAATGTACATCAGATCATTTTGTTTAGGGGAAAAAGGTCAGAAGGGAAACTACCCATCTTAATCatttatcaagaaaaataaataagttatataACATTAAGGTTGATTTGTAGATCTGGTATGTTAAGGTTACCATTTGGAAAAATTAATACTTTTACAAGGAGCTGTTTAAAGCAGTCATTCAAACAGCTGCCTTTGGATGCATTTTTTGCAGAAATTCCCTGAGTGATTCTTCACTAGTTGCAGGGCCTGAAGCTGCAAGATGCTGATGGACAAGATAAGGCAATTATCCTATTGCCACAATTACTGGTATTTTCAGTTTCAGTGCTTAAATATTCAGTGCTTTACAGGAAATTACcatatttctttctgacttttaaaGGTTTGCTGTATTGACGTATGGTTTTATTATGCCTTTGGACAATGATCTTTTGGAAGAACATTTCTTGATTTTCATTATTAGTAGGAATAAGATTTTCCATGTATAATTTAATTTCATAGGAAATTTGTCTAGAAGAATCTCTATGTTGAGTGATACCTGTAATGACAACAAAATACtctaatttaaatttttgagtGTGTATGGACACTAACTTCCAGAATGCTTGCTATATGTGTGAGGGCACCAAGTTACataagaataaaaacataaaaccaaaTGTAGTCTTCTGGATTTTAATTTTTCCACATCTGTATCTTATGATTGGAAATGTCTTGTTTGTAAAGCTATAGCaaagaataactttaaaaattagtagCTTACTAGGGTTTTTAAAATGAGTCTTTTAATTGGTGTAAAATCTCTTTCTTCCCCACTTGAACAGTGAAGGAGAGCAGGGTCCAAATGGAAGTCAGAACTCTAGCTACAGCCAATCTTAAAACATTCCGAAGAATTTCATAGTGGACCAGTTGGAAATAAACCATTGGACAGATTTCAGTAATGTCTTCAATGgaacacaaatgaaaatgaatagcTTGTTTCTGTCAAGCATATTgggaagtgattttatttttgcaaaatgttTTCCTTACCTAATTTGATTCTAATACATAATTGATTAAAATCTATTGTTTATGAAAGTTTGCAAAGGTTCTAAGAGGACCTACAGACAGACATACATAGACTTTTGAAAATTAATAGCTTCTGATTAgtgtaatttttcttaatttggataatagaaattttaactctttattaagccagaaaacatgaaacataatttgtttaaaattatctttGGTCACTGAATgaccaaaaaaaggaaataagtcaaataaatgagggtctttttttttccctccttaagttaaactttaaaattgtatttaaggAATCAAATCTTACAAAATCCTAGAAGGttttggtgatgatgatgatgatgatgatgatttcaGGGAAATGAATCAATTAcctatgattttaaaatgtattttattcagtAGTTTTGGTATCTTGCCATGGAGGATACTAGCCCAGCCTAGCAGAAAAGTGCAATATGTACAGCAtactttgacattttaaaagttatactgcATAACCATTTTGAAATGCTgggcaaacattaaaaaaacttacATTTAATTCAGTTAATCAGGCATTTTGAAAGCTAATTGGATGAAAACTGTAATATGGTTGAAATTTGgtaacatttttgttatttttactgtGAAGTTTTTAAATGATGTACACAccctagtttatttttgtgtcttaGTGTGGACTTACAGATTTACTACAGGAATCCTGAGCCAGGAACACAGTCAGGTTTCAGGCCAGTTAGATACTGGCTGTTCTTAATTCTCATCTGAGTGTAGGACTTCAGAATAAATGTTATATCAGTGGGACTTTGCTATCTGTAGAAGTTACTAAATTACATGATCGTTTTCTTCAGACTTGAAGGAGAGTGATAAAATTTGGAGTCATAGGATATTGATGTACAATTTAaggattaaaaatttttataattcagtTGTGAATAATGGATTATGTTGACTTCCTAGTATAAAATtacaagaataaaaatacattctCCAGCTATATTGGCTAGTGTCTTGAATTTATCTTTTTTGaatcttctttctgtttttggagTCTTTCTTCCTTTGGATAAGTATTAAAGCCTTCTATGGTTTATCAAGTAGTAATTTCATATAGTTTATAAACAGACTTTTAGAGTTCTGCTTCCTTGTGGAGAGTATGACATAAGCTGGAAAGAGATTATAAAGTCAGTACCATTGACAAACATTGGTCTCCTAggattatgaaattaaaaaaagctcTC
Proteins encoded:
- the CCNC gene encoding LOW QUALITY PROTEIN: cyclin-C (The sequence of the model RefSeq protein was modified relative to this genomic sequence to represent the inferred CDS: deleted 1 base in 1 codon); protein product: MVAPRPLRRLVLFYQAKLCSMAGNFWQSSHYLQWILDKQDLLKERQKDLKFLSEEEYWKLQIFFTNVIQALGEHLKLRQQVIATATVYFKRFYARYSLKSIDPVLMAPTCVFLASKVEEFGVVSNTRLIAAATSVLKTRFSYAFPKEFPYKMNHVLECEFYLLELMDCCLIVYHPYRPLLQYVQDMGQEDMLLPLAWRIVNDTYRTDLCLLYPPFMIALACLHVACVVQQKDARQWFAELSVDMEKILEIIRVILKLYEQWKNFDERKEMATILSKMPKPKPPPNSEGEQGPNGSQNSSYSQS